Within Lagopus muta isolate bLagMut1 chromosome 1, bLagMut1 primary, whole genome shotgun sequence, the genomic segment GCACAGCGTGAAGGAGATTGTGCTGGAGGTGAGATTTTTCAAGGAGAGAGTTTGTTGTGTTGTCAGTGTACTGAACAGGTAGCTAAGCAGAAGGAGTGACAGTATTCACAGTGTAGCCAATATCACTgaccaaaaataaacacattgtTTGAACATATCACAGAACACCATGCACTGTCACTCCCTAGGCATCTAATTGCTTTATTACTTGGTTTAATGAAAGTTACAAACTCACTCTCCAAAACTCCCAGACATTCTCTGTCCCCTGGACCCAGCTGAGGTGAGAAAGGCCACAGTGCTCTGCCCTGTGCGGGTGGCTCCATGCTGCAGCTGGTGAAACCTGGCTGGCCCCaggctgcagggtgctgtgggCAGCACCAGACATTGGCAACCCAGGATCAGGCAATGCCAGTAGTGAGAAAAGCGAAAGGAGTGGAGCCAACACAGAGGGAGAGCCCGGCTGCTACTTCTCTCATTCACCAGCAGCCAGCTTATCTGTTCAGGGACATGATATGGCTAAAGGAAGTTAATTTGCTactgtatcatagaatcatagaatcataaaggttgaaaaagactgctaggatcatctagtctaatCGGCTGCTCATCAGCACCATGTCCCACAgtgccagggaggtggtggaatcaccatctctggaggtgttccagagccttgtggatgtggcactgaggaacatgatTAGTGGGCATGCTGGGGATGGCtgacaattggactagatgatcctagcagtctttttcaacctttatgattctgtgatactgtgatcCTATATGCCAACCCCATGCTGGTAATTGTTACTCTGCAACACCTTTTCATATTTGTCAGTGCTGATACATCAGAACAAAGTCCGTCTGGTAAGtatcctcatccccatccacATAAACTGGATATCTtatcctcatccccatccacATAAACTGGATATCTTAGCTCTGAAATAGCCAGTGGAACCTCAGAACTCCATTGAAACACTTAGTAAGGTGATTTGAGATGCATGAGTATATCCAAAACATCTGCACAAGGTTGCCAGGTATTTCCGAATCACAAAATCAtctagattggaaaagaccttcaaggtATGATACAGAAGGTATGGAAAACCCATGAGCAGCTGATAGGAGCCAGGCAGGGTATCCTGTGGCATCTCAAATGAGAACTTAGATACCCAGCTCACAACTAGTGGATGTAGACCAGAGCTGCTTCTCTACTGCCCTCACACTACATGAGGGCCATGAACACCACTTCTCATGCTATCAGGAGCCAGCAGCACTTGGACTCCTGGGTCACTGAGGATGGCTTTTACAAGTGCAGCCCCATGCATTAGTATCTTGAAAGCACAGGCTGTGTTTAATGACTGACTCACAAGGATTTCTCAAGTGTTCTGGAAAATGTCAGTGTTAATCttcttatcttttcttcatttttccccacagaCCTGATGTAATTTGACACACTGATTTTATGGGGTTTTGTGTATCTGTGTAAACACAAGGAAAGTAGCTAGCAGTCCATAATGTGCTCTGACAAGATGCAAATAAATTGGCGAGTAACTGGTGACCTTTGAAAGCTTCTGAGGATTTCTTCTTTGGCCAGCTGGGTCCCACTGAACCGGTGCTAAACTTGTCTCCATCGCCCCTTCCTTTCCACCTCTCATTTTTTGCAGCTGCCTCCTTCTTTGACTGGCTCACGGAGCCAGGGACCTACTTAAATGATAagattattgttattattattttaaaacctgGTATGCCTCTCTGCAAAAAGCGTCATGATTTTACGGTTAAATGAAAGTATGAAGGACATGAGGATCAGCCCAGCCCACAGTTATGCACCAAGCACTGCCATTCACTAAATGAGCCAAAAGTTCCTGCACATGCTTCTAGTGCATGtacaagagaggaaaagcacatttttacGTGTTTTTGTGACTATCTCTGTGTGTGACATTCAGAAACCTGAGATAGCATTCCACAACCAAAAGAATAAGGAGAAATGTATAGGTGAGATAACCACTGATAGGCAGACCCCCGGcatgggcatggaacaggctccccgGGGCAGTGGTCGTGGACCCAAGCTGTTGGAGTTCAGGGAGTGTTTGTGTAACACTCTCTGACACAGGGTCTGATTTTTTGGGTGGTACGGTGTGaagccaggggttggactcgatgcTCCTTATGGGTCGCTTCCAACTTGAGATAatctatgattcaatgattttttATGGTTTACAACCACTCCTACAGTGCTGGCGAGGATCATATCCTTCATAGGGTGGGAGGGATTTCTGAGTTCAGGGCTTGCTGTGGATAGGCCCAGATGTCAATTCCTTaatcagaataataaaatattcctGGTAAGTAACATTTGAAGTAGCAGACAAAGTCATGACCCTAATGAAGACACACCAGTTTCATAAGGGACTGTCCCGATTAGTGTGTCAGACCAGAGGTGCAGTGTAGGGCAATGGTGAATTTGTCATTGCCATCTCTTCGCTGTTTGTGGAGCACTGTGGATACTGTGGCTTAGTGCttggaggagctgtgctgccgtGAAAGGCAAGCTGCCCGGGGGAATCTTCCTGCCTGTGGGAGCAGTGAGATGATGGGATGTGCACAGACTGTGTTGCAGCAGGATCCCGGAGGAAGCTGTCTTGAGCTGGGCTTGCAGGTGCCCTTGTTTCATGTGCTGTAGGGTTATCTTCATCCCAAGACCTCCATTTCCATCTTACAAGCACAGGTCAGAAAGCACACTCGTAGGCGTAGGACTTGGAGTATGTAAGGGGCACGCTGCTTTTCCCAGCCATGGTCCACAGGCACCAGCAGCCAAAGGAGCCTTATCAGACgcctggctgagcagcactcAGCCAGACCTGGGCTGGGGCAGACAGAGGCTCTATCCCCACCCTGTCACAGAGGTGACTGCCCTGCCGACGTCAGGAAGTCTGACTTCATTTCCTGGCACAGGGACCATATTTTCGTAGCAGCGTCGGAGAGGTAGTGGAACTGGAATAGGCGTGCTTGGCCACACCTCCACAACCATCCAGCCTTTAAAGCTCCCAAGGAGCGTGAGCGCAGGGCTGTTTCTCCGCTGGGTTCACAGGAGTGGAAGTGGCTGTTACTGGTGTGCTAAGAGGTAGCCTCTTCCAGCCGGAttctccctgctgccttctcagGGCAGGATCCACCAAGGTAATTCCAGACAATGTCCTGCAGGATCCAGGGCAGACCCTTGTTCTGGGGTGGGATGGCAGCAAGACCTCATCCATGAgggtgggagaggagggggCATGGGGTATCACAGTGAACAGAACCAGCCCTGGCTCCAACTTGAGACAGGCAGCTGGAGCCGGGGCAAACATTCCTGGGATGTGATTGAAATTTTCTGTTGGATGGGCATGTTTTATGCAAAAGCATGAATGAGAGAGGAGGCACAGCCTGGAGGGAGAAGAGTCAGCACTACAGTGAGGACAACAGTTCGGGGTGAGCTGTGATGTAGATGCAACAGCATGAAGTTACCACAGCACACGCTTCCTTGCACAGACTGCAGAAACCCGAGGAAATCCCAAGTGCTCATGCAGGCGCTAGATGGGCAAGCTCTGCTTCTGGGAAAAGCAAGACAGGTCAGAGCCTCTTCGTGACCCGAAGGACATCCatgctagaaaaaaagaaaagggtgtAGAGATCAGTGCAAGTGGCCCGATAGTTCAAGACAATGAGCTTCTATCCTTCTTATCTGCTACAATCGTAATTGCCCCAGTGAGgacctgcagcagggctgttctctgtgctgccctgggaTGCCTCCAGCTGTCACTGACCTGTATGTGTCAGAGGAGTGAAGAGATAAGCTAATCTGATCAACAGTAACTTTCTGTGGGTAAAATTGCAGCTATCTAGTTTTTCCAGaatgttcatttttcatttttcacaaatGTCCAAATAGCTCTCAGCGAGTGTTGTTCAAAAATCATTTGTAAACAATGATCTTCAAACACTCCTGCATGCATTGTTCACCAGCTCTGTTCTCTCCATGAGATTCCAGCATGCTtgcatattttgcatttcactgCAGGCAGCTTTTTGAAGAGCTGCACATCTCCTTTAACATGGTGATGTTAAAAGCTGGAAATACATTCCACTATTTCTAATTAGGTAACATTGAGGGTTATGTGAGGCTTGAGAGTGGTTCAGTGATGTTTTCCCCCTTTGTTTATCCCTTGGTTGGGTCAGATGCCATTTACTGAGGACTCAACCTCCTCTCCCTGGAATCCGTCTTTTGAACTAGCCTGGTAATTGAAGTATGTTGTTCTGGATGGGGGGGAATCGAAGTAAATGGCACAGGGAGAACAAAACACTAAATTTTGCAAGATCAACTcgttttttctttgtatgtcagaaaagaaaacccttGGTTTTCTAGTGCAGGTCACCATTAAAGAGAGATTCCCTCCTGTTTAATGCTGACATTGTATTTAAACCTCCATTCTGAGAGATTTTAGAGTCTAAGTCTGACTGCATAATTTGGCACCTCGAAAGCACTACCTGCCTTGGGATCTAAATTCATTCAGTGCCATGCAGTGTCCAGCATCCTCATGCAGTGGTGTTTGGATGTGCTTTAGGCTTAGAAAGGGTTCAGCAACTTAATCCCCTGAGGAAATGGGCAGGGCTCAGCCAAATAGCCCTGTGATCCCCTGTCGAGACAGCCTTACCTCAAGCTTATTCAGCCAGCACTTAACTCTTCACGATGAGACAGCAGGAGTGTGCTAGGTGTGTTGGAAGACCTTGCGCATCCTTGGCTCACGGGCTCCTCAAGCAGTAACTTGTTCGGTACTCCTCATGCGGTGCCAGCATTGGCTCTGACATGTTGGTTCTCTAGCCACACAAGGCAATAGACTGGGGAGGGGACTGAGATGTCTGGAATAGTTGTTTTTGCTGCGCTATCCTGAAGAAGGACTGTGTGTTTGTGGCTAATGGTTGGTTTCCTGTATTTGCTGTTCAATTTGGAGTGAGAGGAACAGTGCTGGAGGTATCCAGGTACACTATCTGCAGGGCCTTTCACTCTTACCGTAAACCAAAGCCACGGGTGTTTCAGAGAaagtaacagaaggaaaacaagatgaATAATTTCCTGTTCTGTAGTGCTCACCTCTGGAGCTCACTGGTGCCAGGTACTGATGTTGTTTAAATCCAGCAAAAGGGCGTAAATGTGACTATGACTAACTTGATCTTGTATCACCTGGGACAAAAGTGACAAAGCAGTTCAGCCTCTTTGCCCCATGAAAGAGCCTCACTTTCCCCTGCTGCCTATGCTGCCACGACATTGCACAACCCCAGGCATGGTGCGGTGGACTTCCAAGGTGAATCATCACCTGCTGAAGGGTTTGGCTTGCTCCTGATAGAGAGCCAATGCCAAGCAAGGAGATGGCTAAGCTGCCACAGCCACATGTCTTTAGCACTGTGGTGTCCTTGCCCAGTGAGATGGGAATGGATGTCCATCCTGCCTCTCAttccccactgctgcagcacccaggTGGTTGATCCAACAGCCTATGTCTTTTATATTTCCACAGCTttgaggaaacatttctttgtgAAGTTGCTCAAGAAGACATCAAGATGACAACACCAGCTCCTCAAGGTTGCAACAGCATCCATGCTGACTATTACCTACTTTGTGACATGGATCAGGCCTGGGGGATTGTCCTGGAGTcgctggctgcagctggagtcCTTGTCACCGTTTTCCTCATTTGCTCCCTCTTGTTCCTCATCTGTAAAATCCAAGATAACAGCAAGAGGCACATGGTCTCcatctatttcttcttcctcttaaGCACACTCGGCATTTTTGGCATCACTTTTGCCTTCATTATTAGAAGCAATGACAGGATTCGCCCCACTCGCTTCTTCCTGTTTGGAGTCCTCTTTGCACTCTGCTTCTCCTGCCTCCTCACCCATGCCTCCAATCTCGTCAGACtagtgagaggaaaaaagtccTTCTACTGGCCAGTGTTGCTGCTACTAATTGTTTCCTTTGCTCTGGTGCAAGTTGTGATCAACATTGAATACCTAGTCACCATGATGGTAAAAGATAGAAACTATTTTTTGACTATGGATTCAGAGGAGGCCAACAAGGACTTTGTCATGCTTCTGATCTATGTGCTCTTCTTGATGGCTTTGACCTTCCTGGTTTCCATGTTCACATTCTGTGGGCCGCATAAGAGCTGGAAGAAACATGGAGCACACATCTTTGTCACTGTCCTGTTCTCCATTGCCATTTGGGTTGTGTGGATCACTATGCTCACAAGGGGCAACCAATCTTTAGGGAAAACTAATTGGGATGATCCTGTTGTGGCCATTGCTCTGGTGTCCAATGGATGGGTCTTCTTGATAATGTATATCATCCCTGAAATTTGTTTCCTCACTGCCCCTGTCAAGCTGGGGGACTACCCTCCACAAAATGACTTCTGCCAAACCACGTTCATAAAGCAGGCGGCTGGAGTGGACAACCATGCCTATACCCAAGATGAAATTGTGCAAGGTATGATGAACTGATTGACTGCACTGCCCCCAGCCCTAACCACAGATGCAATTCTCACAAGTTAAAAAAGGTAGAAGAGCTAAAAAGAACAGAGCTTGAAAATGATGAGTAGTTTAGAAGTAAGAAAGACAAAAGTTTAAGGCTGATGAAGAAATGCAAGTGGAAACGAATTTTCAGacagacaaaggaaaagagTACAGATCggagcagaagctgcagataTGTAGGAGGAATGACTGAATAAGGGACTTCCTGGGTGTCAGGGCTGAGATGTAATTCCCTATGACTCTATTAGGTCTGGAAAGCTCAGATAAAAATTCAGGAAAGTTTTTTATTGTCTCTTAGCAATGCTTCAGCACTTGAGACTTCTCCAGGTTATACTTGGGagattttttcttccagttctgaCCTTGTTCCCAtgatccattaaaaaaaaaaaaaaaaaattaaaaaaaaaatccatcaccCAAAAAGGAAGCATGGAGGTCTTTTTTACTGTACAGATCTCATACAGTTTTTGGAAGAAGCAAAAGTTTTTATCAGTTGAAGCATCCCAAAGTTATGTGTAGGAGGTGTGGCTGACCTCCCAGTGAATCTGCTCTTGAGATCACATTTGCCCCCTGCAGTCAGACATCCCAGTCTGTTAGAGAGTAGTGGAGAAAGGGTGTGATCTCCCAGGGAATACTGCTGAGGGGGTCTGGTGCATGCCAGTGGGAGGGATTTGGCTGGAGATGAGGGTGGTAATCATGAGGCAACATGAGGTGGTCTAAACTCCAAGGCCACCTCTGTCCTGTTATTTACAATACCAGTCAGTTCTGCTTTCACATGGAAATATTCAACAAGAAACTCACCAGTGGATTTTAATGCATTCCTGACTGCATTTTGCATAGAGCTTGGTCAGTCTAAAAGCAGCTGCCAATGTGAGCCACAGGCTGTTTAAGTCTCCCTCGACGTGCTATTTCCAAGCTACCATGTAATAATAGTTCATGAaattttcccccattttgtTTTGTGACTTAGGAAATAAGGAAGGCACCAGCTGCTCCCCGTACTCTGCTCACCTCCAGATGAAGGTAAGCTCACAGCCCTCTGATGCAGGCTTCTGTTCAGGGGCTGACtagaagggaaggagagggggCAAAACCAGATAGGTCCAGAGCAGTCTCTGCAGAGGCAGGTGGATGCTTCCCATTGGATCAGATGATGCCATGACACTGCACTCATGGAGGTGTCTGTGGCTGGGAggagagagctgctgcttgtcTCTGAATATGGGAGGTGGGAGAAACCCCGAGGCAAAATCTCAGGTGATAGTTTTCGATATATATTGATTTGACATTGTGTA encodes:
- the LOC125697660 gene encoding retinoic acid-induced protein 3-like isoform X1, translating into MTTPAPQGCNSIHADYYLLCDMDQAWGIVLESLAAAGVLVTVFLICSLLFLICKIQDNSKRHMVSIYFFFLLSTLGIFGITFAFIIRSNDRIRPTRFFLFGVLFALCFSCLLTHASNLVRLVRGKKSFYWPVLLLLIVSFALVQVVINIEYLVTMMVKDRNYFLTMDSEEANKDFVMLLIYVLFLMALTFLVSMFTFCGPHKSWKKHGAHIFVTVLFSIAIWVVWITMLTRGNQSLGKTNWDDPVVAIALVSNGWVFLIMYIIPEICFLTAPVKLGDYPPQNDFCQTTFIKQAAGVDNHAYTQDEIVQGNKEGTSCSPYSAHLQMKTLDAKNDFSLPRAKAHPSPYHDYTGGKGPM
- the LOC125697660 gene encoding retinoic acid-induced protein 3-like isoform X2, with product MTTPAPQGCNSIHADYYLLCDMDQAWGIVLESLAAAGVLVTVFLICSLLFLICKIQDNSKRHMVSIYFFFLLSTLGIFGITFAFIIRSNDRIRPTRFFLFGVLFALCFSCLLTHASNLVRLVRGKKSFYWPVLLLLIVSFALVQVVINIEYLVTMMVKDRNYFLTMDSEEANKDFVMLLIYVLFLMALTFLVSMFTFCGPHKSWKKHGAHIFVTVLFSIAIWVVWITMLTRGNQSLGKTNWDDPVVAIALVSNGWVFLIMYIIPEICFLTAPVKLGDYPPQNDFCQTTFIKQAAGVDNHAYTQDEIVQGNKEGTSCSPYSAHLQMKPMA